The genomic region ACCTTCTTTTTTAGGCTAACTTTGGCCTGTTAAGGCGCTTCTGGTCCTCTGGAAGCGCCTTTTTTTATGGCCATGGCAGTGGCTGGTGAGGTTCTATTTTCGTTGCTCGATTATTCTGCCCGAGACTTTCTTCTTTCATCCACTCTACAAAGGCTTCAATTCGAGCCCTTCTTGGCGAGTTTTTGGCGTAGTAAGCGTAAAACTCGATCTTTTCATTCAATGCTTTTGGGTAGGCTTGGACGAGCGTTCCCTTATCAAGTTCTTCTTGAACCATAAACTTCGGACATAAAAAGACGCCATGTCCGGCCTTTACTGCGCTAATTCCCATATACCAAGAGTTTACTTCTGCCCAAAGAATACTTTTGCTGCGAATGGGGCAAATCGCCTGTTCTTCAAACCAAGTACGCCATTGATAGACGGCATCGTCCACTTGAATCATCCAGCACTTTAATAAGTCGGTCGGTTGAAATAAGCCAATTCTTTTAGCTAGTGATGGGGAGCAAACGGGAATAATGTCAGACGATATGAGCGTTCGCTTCACTGTGTCATCTCTGTCACCAATCCAATGCTGACTATCATCAATGCCTAGGTCTATATTGCCATTGTGTATGTCCCTGCTCTCGTCAGATGAGAATAGTTTTACTGTGATGTCTTTTTGACGATCCGAGAAGCGCCACAACTTTGGCATTAACCATAAAGACACAAAGCTTTGTAACCCTGAAACCAGTAATGTTCCCTCAACAGGTTCCAGTTTGACGCTATCTAGTCCTTTGCTAATAAAATCAAACCCTTGGGTCAGGTGGCCGGCGAGTTCAGCCCCTTGGCTAGTGAGCCGCATGTCTCGTCCAGAGCGATAAAACAGCGGAACCCCCAGATATTCTTCTAACAAACGAATTTGCTGACTCACTGCGGCCTGTGATACGTGCAACTGCTGTGCCGCCTTGGTGTAACTCAAGGTTTGGCTTGCTACCGAAAAGTAATGTGCTGCTTTGAGGTGAGTAACACGATTGCTCATAAGCGAGTATCCAAAATAGAATCCATAAGTTTTTCTAATATTATATGTAAGAATATAGCATTCGTTTTTAACTCTTTTTGGCGACACAATAAAGTCCTTATCGACAGGAGGTGTGAATATGTGGACGTTATTGTTGTGGTTGAATCAGAAAGCTTTAGCAAGCTATATATGGCTAAAGAGTAGATATGAAGTGCAAAAAGCCAAACGAATAGCGAGAAAGCAAATGATGCTCGCGAGTCATCTCCCCGCTTATTTGCGTCGAGATATGGGACTTCCGCCCTACACAGAGCATCGTGATACGCGATCCAAAGATTCTCGGTAATCTCTCAGGTTTTCTAATGAGAGTGGCTTTCGCATAGGAAATGTATTGATGTAAAAAGCCGGCATAAAAAAGCCACTGTGTTACCACGGTGGCTTGCAGCAAGAATCATTCTTGCAAGGGGAAGCGGATGCTTTTTACATTAGAGCAGTTAAATCAAACAAGCTCTTTAAAGCAGCGTTTAAAGATTTCCATGCCTTCATCGATGATGTCCATCTCGATGGTCAAAGCAGGTAAGAAGCGAATAACGTTGCCGCGAATACCGCAAGAAAGTAGAACTAGACCATTTTCTGCGGCTTTGGCAGACAGCTTCTTAGCAAGCTCTGGATAAGGCTTGTTCACATCGCCATCATGAACAAACTCCACTGCGATCATCGCGCCGGCATTACGGATATCACCAATAATGCTTGGGTACTCAGTTTGCATTTCTTCTAAGTGCTTAACGAAGTGAGCACCTACTTCTACTGCCCGGTCGCATAGTTTCTCTTCTTCGATAACATCAAATACCGCAAGACCGGCCGCACAACCCACTGGAGAACCGCCGTATGTACCACCTAAACCACCAGGAATTGGTGCATCCATAATGTCCGCTTTACCTACAACCGCGGCGATTGGGAAACCACCCGCGATGCCTTTTGCTGCTGTCATCAAGTCAGCCTCAATACCTGCTTGCTCGTGACAAAACATAGTGCCTGTACGTGCGAAGCCTGCTTGGATTTCATCAAGAATTAACAAAATGCCATGTTCGTCACACAACTTACGTAGTTTCTGTAGGAAACTAGCAGATGCTTGGTAGAAACCACCCTCGCCTTGTACTGGCTCGATGATGATCGCCGCAACGCGAGAAGGCTCAATGTCGCAAGTGAAGCGCATTTGAAGGTCAGCAAGTGCTTGCTCTTCGGTAATGCCCAAGTAATCATTTGGGTAAGGGATATGGAAAATATCGCTTGGGAAAGGGCCAAAGCCAATTTTGTAAGGGTTCACTTTACCTGTTAGACCCATAGTCATGTTCGTACGACCGTGGAAGCCACCGTTGAAAGCAATAATGCCCGGACGACCGGTGTAAGCACGGGCAATCTTCACACAGTTTTCCACCGCTTCTGCACCTGTGGTGACGAAGATGGATTTTTTCGGAGTGTTACCCGGTGCCGCTGTGTTTAGCTTCTCAGCTAATGCTACCGCTGATTCGTATGGACTAACCATCACGCAAGTGTGAGTGAAGCGCTCAAGTTGTGCTTGTACTGCTGCCTTTACTTTTGGATGGTTATGGCCTGTGTTGACCACTGCGATTCCTGCACCAAAATCGATGTGACGCTTGCCTTCCACGTCCCAGATTTCAGCATTTAAAGCACGGTCAACGTAAACTGGCGCCATGTTGCCTTGCCCACGAGCAATAGCACTTTCTTTGCGTTTTTGTAGATCTGCATTGTTCATATTGTCTTTCACCTTTTAGAGCAAGCTCTATGTACATGAAGCGGCGATAACACCGCCTAAAATAGTTAACGATAAGAGTGGTTGAGTAAGGTAAAGTCCTTACGCCAAGCCGCCCATGCACAAGTATTTGATTTCAACGTATTCGTCGATGCCGTACTGAGAACCTTCACGGCCACTGCCTGACTCTTTTACACCGCCGAATGGCGCGACTTCACTGGAAATAATGCCTTCGTTGATGCCCACCATGCCGTATTCCAAGGCTTCAGATACACGCCAGATACGAGCGATATTTTGGGAATAGAAGTAAGATGCCAAGCCAAATGGGGTATTGTTTGCCATGGCAACGGCTTCGTCTTCGGTTTTAAACTGAAACAATGGCGCAACTGGACCAAAAATTTCGTTAGAGAAAATGTCCATCTCTTCCGTTACACCTGTCAAAATAGTTGGTTCAAAGAACTGCGCGCCAGCGGCTGTGGCTTTTGAACCACCGATTAGCGCTTTCGCACCTTTTGCTACTGCATCATCAACAAGCTGTTCCACTTTACTGATCGCCGCTGGATTGATCAGTGGGCCAATATTGACGCCTTCAGCAAAACCATCGCCAGTTTTAAACGTCGCAACACGTTTGGCCAGTTTCTCTGCGAAGGCATCGTACACACCTTCTTGTACCAAAATGCGATTTGCACAAACACAGGTTTGGCCAGCGTTTCGATATTTAGAAGCGATCGCGCCTTCGACTGCAGCGTCTAGGTCTGCATCATCAAATACGATGAAAGGTGCGTTGCCGCCTAATTCCATCGATGTACGTTTCACCGTTTGCGCGCACTGAGAAAGCAACAATTTACCGACTGGTGTAGAACCAGTGAAAGACAACTTACGCACCGTTGGGTGGCCTGTTAATACGCCGCCAATGGCTTTTGCGTCTTTACCAACCACCACGTTCAAAACGCCTGCTGGGATACCTGCCTGATGCGCTAATTCTGCTAATGCCAAGGCGCATAAAGGCGTTTCGTCAGAAGGTTTAATAACAATCGCACAGCCCGCAGCAAGTGCAGGGCCCGCTTTACGAGTGATCATGGCGATTGGGAAGTTCCAAGGCGTAATGGCTGCGACAACACCAATCGGTTGTTTGATGGTCAAAATACGCTTGTCTTTGGCGAAGGTTGGAATCACATCGCCGTTCAGGCGACGAGCTTCGTCAGCAAACCAATCAATAAAAGACGCGCCGTAACCGACTTCGCCCTTTGCTTCCGCAAATGGTTTGCCTTGCTCCAAAGTCATCAAGGTCGCTAAGTCGTCTTGGTTATCTAGAATAAGCTGGTTCCAACGGCGTAATAATATTGCACGTTCTTTGGCTGTGCGGCCTTGCCATTCTTTCTGAGCTTTTTCAGCCGCTTCAACAGCAAGTGTGGTTTCTTCAGCGCCTAAATCCGCAACATCGATAATATGATCACCGTTGGCTGGATTGGTAATAGCGAAGGTCTTGCCAGACTTGGCTGCTACCCATTCGCCACCAATGTACGAGTGACTTTTGAGTAGAGAAGGCTGAGATAGTATTGCTGTCATAAAACACTCCAGACTATATTGCGGAGGATGGTGAGTGCGCGTCACAGTGCCGCACTGTCAATGTTTATCGATAGTAGGCAATGGCCAGAGTTTGAAAAATGAGAAGCTATCAATTCAATGTTTGATGTCTTTCAAACATTAGGCGCTAGGGGATAGAAAGTTTACAGAGGAAGAATAGATAAAGCCTTTGAGAGCGGTAAAAAAGAGCCAACCAAAAAACGAAATTGATAGTCATTCTCTTTTGAAATATCATGCCCGTATCTAAAAAAAGAGCTTTAACTATGTTGTACCGTCACCTGATTATCTGCGTCACCTCACTTGTTATGTCATTGGCCTCTTGGGCATACCCAAGCATTCAAGATGAAAATGGTACTTTTACTCTAGCGTCTGAACCTAAACGTATCGTTGTTTTAGAGTTGTCCTTTGTCGATGCGCTTGCTGTTGTTGGTATCTCTCCTGTTGGTATCGCCGACGATAACAACCCGAATATCCTACTGCCTGAGGTGAAAGCTAAGCTAAGACCATGGACGTCATTAGGCATGCGTTCGCAACCAAACATGGAAAATATCGCCGATTTACACCCAGACCTTATTATTGCGGATTTTGAACGCCATGCTGCAGCCTACGATAGTTTGTCCCGCATTGCCCCAACATTGTTGCTGAAAAGCCGTGGTGAAACCTATGAAGAAAACCTAGAAGCGGCGGCGAAAATTGGCATTATTGTGAATAAAAACACACAAATGCAGCAAAGAATTCAGCAGCACAGAGCAACGATGGCGAAATATAGAAAAACCTTGGAACAAAAGGAAAACCTAGGGAGTGTTCAGTTTGCTATCGTAAGCTCACGTGGCATGTGGTTACACGGCCCTAATTCTTACGCTGGTAGTGTGTTAACGGCACTAGGTTTTCCCAGCCCGATCAAAAACCAATTAGACACGCCCTATATTCCAGCAAGTTTGGAGTTTTTGTTGCAGGTGAATCCTGACTGGCT from Marinomonas rhizomae harbors:
- a CDS encoding Fe(3+) dicitrate ABC transporter substrate-binding protein; amino-acid sequence: MLYRHLIICVTSLVMSLASWAYPSIQDENGTFTLASEPKRIVVLELSFVDALAVVGISPVGIADDNNPNILLPEVKAKLRPWTSLGMRSQPNMENIADLHPDLIIADFERHAAAYDSLSRIAPTLLLKSRGETYEENLEAAAKIGIIVNKNTQMQQRIQQHRATMAKYRKTLEQKENLGSVQFAIVSSRGMWLHGPNSYAGSVLTALGFPSPIKNQLDTPYIPASLEFLLQVNPDWLLMGTYGDKTVLDDWRSVPLFQLLSAVKKQQAIKVSPELWSLNRGMMAAEGIAKDLDRILSP
- the gabT gene encoding 4-aminobutyrate--2-oxoglutarate transaminase, producing MNNADLQKRKESAIARGQGNMAPVYVDRALNAEIWDVEGKRHIDFGAGIAVVNTGHNHPKVKAAVQAQLERFTHTCVMVSPYESAVALAEKLNTAAPGNTPKKSIFVTTGAEAVENCVKIARAYTGRPGIIAFNGGFHGRTNMTMGLTGKVNPYKIGFGPFPSDIFHIPYPNDYLGITEEQALADLQMRFTCDIEPSRVAAIIIEPVQGEGGFYQASASFLQKLRKLCDEHGILLILDEIQAGFARTGTMFCHEQAGIEADLMTAAKGIAGGFPIAAVVGKADIMDAPIPGGLGGTYGGSPVGCAAGLAVFDVIEEEKLCDRAVEVGAHFVKHLEEMQTEYPSIIGDIRNAGAMIAVEFVHDGDVNKPYPELAKKLSAKAAENGLVLLSCGIRGNVIRFLPALTIEMDIIDEGMEIFKRCFKELV
- a CDS encoding NAD-dependent succinate-semialdehyde dehydrogenase, with amino-acid sequence MTAILSQPSLLKSHSYIGGEWVAAKSGKTFAITNPANGDHIIDVADLGAEETTLAVEAAEKAQKEWQGRTAKERAILLRRWNQLILDNQDDLATLMTLEQGKPFAEAKGEVGYGASFIDWFADEARRLNGDVIPTFAKDKRILTIKQPIGVVAAITPWNFPIAMITRKAGPALAAGCAIVIKPSDETPLCALALAELAHQAGIPAGVLNVVVGKDAKAIGGVLTGHPTVRKLSFTGSTPVGKLLLSQCAQTVKRTSMELGGNAPFIVFDDADLDAAVEGAIASKYRNAGQTCVCANRILVQEGVYDAFAEKLAKRVATFKTGDGFAEGVNIGPLINPAAISKVEQLVDDAVAKGAKALIGGSKATAAGAQFFEPTILTGVTEEMDIFSNEIFGPVAPLFQFKTEDEAVAMANNTPFGLASYFYSQNIARIWRVSEALEYGMVGINEGIISSEVAPFGGVKESGSGREGSQYGIDEYVEIKYLCMGGLA
- a CDS encoding LysR substrate-binding domain-containing protein, with amino-acid sequence MSNRVTHLKAAHYFSVASQTLSYTKAAQQLHVSQAAVSQQIRLLEEYLGVPLFYRSGRDMRLTSQGAELAGHLTQGFDFISKGLDSVKLEPVEGTLLVSGLQSFVSLWLMPKLWRFSDRQKDITVKLFSSDESRDIHNGNIDLGIDDSQHWIGDRDDTVKRTLISSDIIPVCSPSLAKRIGLFQPTDLLKCWMIQVDDAVYQWRTWFEEQAICPIRSKSILWAEVNSWYMGISAVKAGHGVFLCPKFMVQEELDKGTLVQAYPKALNEKIEFYAYYAKNSPRRARIEAFVEWMKEESLGQNNRATKIEPHQPLPWP